One Pan paniscus chromosome 16, NHGRI_mPanPan1-v2.0_pri, whole genome shotgun sequence DNA segment encodes these proteins:
- the LOC103786101 gene encoding golgin subfamily A member 6A-like isoform X2 has translation MWPQPYLPPDPMMLEETRQKKLAAAKKKLKEYQQRNRPGVPAGAKTKKKKTGSSPETTTSGGCHSPGDSRYQELEVALDSSSMTVNQLNENIESLKQQKKQVEHQLEEEKKANSEIHKAQMEQLQTINILTLEKTDLKTTLYHTKRAARHFEEESKDLDGHLQYSLQRIQELERALCAVSTQQQEEDRSLSCREAVLQWRLQQTIKEQALLNAHVTQVTELLKQVQLEQDEYAKHIKGERARWQERMWKTSVEARTLKEEKKHDIHRIQELERSLSELQNQMAEPRFPAPPAGTSELEQLQDEAKQLRKEVEGLEGKLPSQVENNQTLSLLSKEQNERLQEQEERRVREQERLCEQNERLQEQQKRLGEQGERLRKQEQRLQKQEERLQKEEKRLRKQEERLWDQEKRLRKQEERLQKQEEWLRKQEERLWDKEERLQKQEERLTLSQNHKLDKQLAEPQCGFEDLNNENKSTLQLENQVKELQEKPVEEPAASHQNQQPETQLSLVALPGEGDGGEHLDSEEEQAPQPMPNIPEDLESREAVSGFMDLQKEKADRKEQLEKLETGFIQLSGATDGMREYVTVYESQGAMPNTQHQEMEDVISLAQNEEEMKANLLELQELMLPLGGDHNEGHDKFLATAQNPADEPTPGAPAPQELGAAGEQDDFYEISLDDSVERAPAAAREGSPHDNPTAQQIMQLPPVMQDTQEHPGLPSNPCIPFFYRAAKNREINIIII, from the exons ATGTGGCCCCAACCCTACCTCCCTCCCGACCCCATGATGTTAGAAGAAACTCGACAGAAGAAACTGGCAGCAgccaagaaaaag CTAAAAGAATATCAGCAGAGGAACAGGCCTGGTGTTCCAGCAGGAgcgaagacaaaaaagaaaaaaactggcagTAGCCCTGAGACAACCACTTCTGGTGGTTGCCACTCACCTGGGGAT AGTCGGTACCAAGAACTGGAAGTAGCCCTGGACTCAAGCTCCATGACAGTCAATCAACTAAATGAAAACATAGAATCATTG AAACAACAGAAGAAACAAGTGGAACATCAACTGGAAGAA gaaaagaaagcaaacagtGAAATACACAAAGCACAAATGGAGCAGTTACAG ACAATCAACATCCTCACGTTGGAAAAGACAGACTTGAAGACCACCCTTTACCATACTAAACGTGCTGCCCGACACTTCGAAG AAGAGTCCAAGGATCTGGATGGCCACCTGCAATACTCCTTACAGCGTATTCAAGAATTGGAGCGGGCTCTCTGTGCTGTGTCTACACAGCAGCAGGAAGAGGACAGG TCCTTGAGCTGCAGAGAAGCGGTCCTCCAGTGGCGGTTACAGCAGACCATAAAGGAGCAGGCACTGCTGAACGCACACGTGACACAG GTGACAGAGTTGCTAAAACAAGTCCAACTAGAGCAGGACGAATATGCTAAACACATAAAAGGAGAGAGGGCCCGGTGgcaggagaggatgtggaaaacgTCGGTGGAG GCTCGAACattgaaggaagagaagaagcatGACATACATCGGATACAGGAGCTGGAGAGGAGCTTGTCGGAACTGCAAAACCAGATGG CTGAGCCCCGGTTCCCGGCACCCCCAGCAGGGACCTCTGAGTTGGAGCAGCTACAAGATGAGGCCAAACAGCTGAGGAAGGAAGTGGAGGGACTGGAGGGAAAGCTCCCATCCCAGGTGGAAAACAACCAGACCTTGAGTCTCCTGAGCAAGGAACAAAATGAGAGGCTCCAAGAGCAGGAGGAACGGAGGGTGCGGGAGCAGGAGAGACTGTGTGAGCAAAACGAGAGGCTTCAGGAGCAGCAGAAGAGGCTGGGGGAGCAGGGTGAGAGGCTGCGAAAGCAGGAGCAGAGGCTACAGAAGCAGGAGGAGAGGCTGCAAAAGGAGGAGAAGCGGCTGCGAaagcaggaggagaggctgtgggACCAGGAGAAGAGGCTACGAAAGCAGGAGGAGAGGCTGCAAAAGCAGGAGGAGTGGCTGCGAaagcaggaggagaggctgtgggACAAGGAGGAGAGGCTACAAAAGCAGGAGGAGAGGCTCACGCTCTCCCAGAACCACAAGCTTGACAAGCAGCTGGCCGAGCCACAGTGTGGCTTCGAGGATCTG aacaatgagaacaaGAGCACACTACAGTTGGAGAATCAAGTAAAGGAGCTGCAGGAGAAGCCAGTCGAG GAACCAGCTGCCAGCCACCAGAACCAACAGCCAGAGACCCAGCTAAGCCTCGTGGCTCTCCCTGGAGAAG GAGATGGAGGAGAACATCTGGACAGTGAGGAGGAGCAGGCGCCTCAGCCCATGCCAAACATCCCAGAAGACCTGGAGAGCCGGGAGGCCGTG AGCGGCTTTATGGACCTCCAGAAGGAGAAGGCAGACAGGAAGGAGCAGTTGGAAAAACTAGAGACTGGATTCATCCAGCTCTCTGGAGCGACAGATGGCATGA GAGAGTACGTCACCGTATATGAGAGCCAGGGGGCAATGCCAAACACGCAGCACCAGGAGATGGAGGATGTCATCAGTCTGGCCCAGAATGAGGAGGAGATGAAG GCGAATCTACTGGAGCTGCAGGAGCTGATGTTGCCACTTGGGGGCGACCACAACGAAGGGCATGACAAATTCCTCGCCACTGCCCAAAACCCTGCTGATGAGCCCACTCCAGGGGCCCCAGCCCCCCAGGAACTTGGGGCTGCCGGTGAGCAGGATG ATTTTTATGAGATAAGCCTGGACGACAGCGTGGAGCGTGCACCAGCAGCGGCCAGAGAGGGTTCTCCCCATGACAACCCCACTGCACAGCAGATCATGCAGCTACCTCCTGTAATGCAGGACACCCAGGAGCACCCAGGCTTGCCCAGCAACCCCTGCATACCATTCTTTTACCGGGCAGCCAAGAACAGGGAGAtaaacatcatcatcatctaa
- the LOC103786101 gene encoding golgin subfamily A member 6A-like isoform X1, with product MWPQPYLPPDPMMLEETRQKKLAAAKKKLKEYQQRNRPGVPAGAKTKKKKTGSSPETTTSGGCHSPGDSRYQELEVALDSSSMTVNQLNENIESLKQQKKQVEHQLEEEKKANSEIHKAQMEQLQTINILTLEKTDLKTTLYHTKRAARHFEEESKDLDGHLQYSLQRIQELERALCAVSTQQQEEDRSLSCREAVLQWRLQQTIKEQALLNAHVTQVTELLKQVQLEQDEYAKHIKGERARWQERMWKTSVEARTLKEEKKHDIHRIQELERSLSELQNQMAEPRFPAPPAGTSELEQLQDEAKQLRKEVEGLEGKLPSQVENNQTLSLLSKEQNERLQEQEERRVREQERLCEQNERLQEQQKRLGEQGERLRKQEQRLQKQEERLQKEEKRLRKQEERLWDQEKRLRKQEERLQKQEEWLRKQEERLWDKEERLQKQEERLTLSQNHKLDKQLAEPQCGFEDLNNENKSTLQLENQVKELQEKPVEVKKMEPAASHQNQQPETQLSLVALPGEGDGGEHLDSEEEQAPQPMPNIPEDLESREAVSGFMDLQKEKADRKEQLEKLETGFIQLSGATDGMREYVTVYESQGAMPNTQHQEMEDVISLAQNEEEMKANLLELQELMLPLGGDHNEGHDKFLATAQNPADEPTPGAPAPQELGAAGEQDDFYEISLDDSVERAPAAAREGSPHDNPTAQQIMQLPPVMQDTQEHPGLPSNPCIPFFYRAAKNREINIIII from the exons ATGTGGCCCCAACCCTACCTCCCTCCCGACCCCATGATGTTAGAAGAAACTCGACAGAAGAAACTGGCAGCAgccaagaaaaag CTAAAAGAATATCAGCAGAGGAACAGGCCTGGTGTTCCAGCAGGAgcgaagacaaaaaagaaaaaaactggcagTAGCCCTGAGACAACCACTTCTGGTGGTTGCCACTCACCTGGGGAT AGTCGGTACCAAGAACTGGAAGTAGCCCTGGACTCAAGCTCCATGACAGTCAATCAACTAAATGAAAACATAGAATCATTG AAACAACAGAAGAAACAAGTGGAACATCAACTGGAAGAA gaaaagaaagcaaacagtGAAATACACAAAGCACAAATGGAGCAGTTACAG ACAATCAACATCCTCACGTTGGAAAAGACAGACTTGAAGACCACCCTTTACCATACTAAACGTGCTGCCCGACACTTCGAAG AAGAGTCCAAGGATCTGGATGGCCACCTGCAATACTCCTTACAGCGTATTCAAGAATTGGAGCGGGCTCTCTGTGCTGTGTCTACACAGCAGCAGGAAGAGGACAGG TCCTTGAGCTGCAGAGAAGCGGTCCTCCAGTGGCGGTTACAGCAGACCATAAAGGAGCAGGCACTGCTGAACGCACACGTGACACAG GTGACAGAGTTGCTAAAACAAGTCCAACTAGAGCAGGACGAATATGCTAAACACATAAAAGGAGAGAGGGCCCGGTGgcaggagaggatgtggaaaacgTCGGTGGAG GCTCGAACattgaaggaagagaagaagcatGACATACATCGGATACAGGAGCTGGAGAGGAGCTTGTCGGAACTGCAAAACCAGATGG CTGAGCCCCGGTTCCCGGCACCCCCAGCAGGGACCTCTGAGTTGGAGCAGCTACAAGATGAGGCCAAACAGCTGAGGAAGGAAGTGGAGGGACTGGAGGGAAAGCTCCCATCCCAGGTGGAAAACAACCAGACCTTGAGTCTCCTGAGCAAGGAACAAAATGAGAGGCTCCAAGAGCAGGAGGAACGGAGGGTGCGGGAGCAGGAGAGACTGTGTGAGCAAAACGAGAGGCTTCAGGAGCAGCAGAAGAGGCTGGGGGAGCAGGGTGAGAGGCTGCGAAAGCAGGAGCAGAGGCTACAGAAGCAGGAGGAGAGGCTGCAAAAGGAGGAGAAGCGGCTGCGAaagcaggaggagaggctgtgggACCAGGAGAAGAGGCTACGAAAGCAGGAGGAGAGGCTGCAAAAGCAGGAGGAGTGGCTGCGAaagcaggaggagaggctgtgggACAAGGAGGAGAGGCTACAAAAGCAGGAGGAGAGGCTCACGCTCTCCCAGAACCACAAGCTTGACAAGCAGCTGGCCGAGCCACAGTGTGGCTTCGAGGATCTG aacaatgagaacaaGAGCACACTACAGTTGGAGAATCAAGTAAAGGAGCTGCAGGAGAAGCCAGTCGAGGTGAAGAAGATG GAACCAGCTGCCAGCCACCAGAACCAACAGCCAGAGACCCAGCTAAGCCTCGTGGCTCTCCCTGGAGAAG GAGATGGAGGAGAACATCTGGACAGTGAGGAGGAGCAGGCGCCTCAGCCCATGCCAAACATCCCAGAAGACCTGGAGAGCCGGGAGGCCGTG AGCGGCTTTATGGACCTCCAGAAGGAGAAGGCAGACAGGAAGGAGCAGTTGGAAAAACTAGAGACTGGATTCATCCAGCTCTCTGGAGCGACAGATGGCATGA GAGAGTACGTCACCGTATATGAGAGCCAGGGGGCAATGCCAAACACGCAGCACCAGGAGATGGAGGATGTCATCAGTCTGGCCCAGAATGAGGAGGAGATGAAG GCGAATCTACTGGAGCTGCAGGAGCTGATGTTGCCACTTGGGGGCGACCACAACGAAGGGCATGACAAATTCCTCGCCACTGCCCAAAACCCTGCTGATGAGCCCACTCCAGGGGCCCCAGCCCCCCAGGAACTTGGGGCTGCCGGTGAGCAGGATG ATTTTTATGAGATAAGCCTGGACGACAGCGTGGAGCGTGCACCAGCAGCGGCCAGAGAGGGTTCTCCCCATGACAACCCCACTGCACAGCAGATCATGCAGCTACCTCCTGTAATGCAGGACACCCAGGAGCACCCAGGCTTGCCCAGCAACCCCTGCATACCATTCTTTTACCGGGCAGCCAAGAACAGGGAGAtaaacatcatcatcatctaa